Proteins co-encoded in one Methylomonas albis genomic window:
- a CDS encoding TIGR04063 family PEP-CTERM/XrtA system glycosyltransferase: MKILHILDHSIPLHSGYTFRTRAILEQQRKLGWETFHVTSAKHQVGEAPIETVDGLTFYRSAIPQGLAAKLPVLNQWAIVKSLAERLDEIIPQIKPDILHAHSPALNGLAALKMAKKYGLPLVYECRAFWEDAAVDHGTTQEGSLRYRLTKALETYVFKHADAVTTICEGLRRDIIGRGVAAEKITVIPNAVDIDKFTYGEAAEPVLQAELGLSGKIVLGFIGSFYAYEGLLLLLDALPAIIQQQPDVRLLLVGGGPQQQHIVQKIEALGLRDWVILPGRVAHEQVQRYYNLVDIFVYPRLAMRLTELVTPLKPLEAMAQGRLLVASDVGGHHELIRDRETGYLFKAGDKTELAQTVLAALVQQDQWEQIRRAGRRYVEDERNWERSVSHYQAVYSRIMAGKDGR; this comes from the coding sequence ATGAAGATACTGCACATTCTCGATCACTCTATACCACTTCATAGCGGTTATACCTTCCGCACCCGTGCCATTCTCGAACAACAACGCAAACTGGGCTGGGAGACGTTTCATGTCACATCGGCTAAACATCAAGTCGGGGAAGCTCCCATCGAAACCGTCGACGGGCTGACCTTTTATCGATCTGCCATCCCACAAGGTTTGGCGGCAAAACTACCTGTTTTAAATCAATGGGCCATTGTGAAGTCTTTGGCGGAACGGTTGGATGAAATCATTCCGCAGATCAAGCCCGATATCCTGCATGCTCATTCCCCCGCATTGAATGGGTTGGCCGCATTAAAAATGGCAAAAAAATACGGGTTGCCTTTGGTTTACGAATGTCGGGCATTTTGGGAGGACGCTGCGGTCGATCACGGCACTACCCAAGAAGGCAGTTTACGTTACCGATTGACCAAGGCTCTGGAAACATATGTGTTTAAGCATGCCGACGCCGTCACGACGATTTGCGAAGGTCTGCGCCGGGATATTATCGGGCGTGGAGTCGCTGCGGAAAAAATTACCGTGATTCCCAACGCCGTCGATATCGATAAGTTTACCTATGGTGAGGCCGCCGAGCCCGTTTTGCAGGCAGAATTAGGTCTGAGCGGCAAAATTGTACTTGGTTTTATCGGGTCTTTTTATGCATATGAGGGGTTGTTGCTATTGCTGGATGCATTACCGGCGATTATCCAGCAACAGCCTGATGTGCGCTTGTTGTTAGTGGGCGGGGGGCCGCAACAGCAACATATCGTGCAGAAAATTGAGGCGCTGGGCTTGCGGGATTGGGTCATTCTTCCCGGACGCGTCGCTCACGAGCAAGTGCAGCGCTATTACAATCTAGTCGATATCTTTGTTTATCCGCGCTTGGCGATGCGCTTAACCGAACTGGTGACGCCTTTGAAACCTCTTGAAGCCATGGCCCAAGGTCGATTGTTGGTGGCATCCGATGTTGGTGGGCATCACGAATTGATTCGCGACCGGGAAACCGGCTATCTGTTCAAAGCCGGAGATAAGACCGAGTTGGCGCAAACGGTGTTAGCAGCCCTGGTTCAGCAAGATCAATGGGAACAAATTCGGCGAGCCGGCAGGCGCTATGTCGAAGATGAGCGCAATTGGGAACGAAGCGTTAGTCATTATCAAGCTGTTTACAGCAGGATAATGGCAGGTAAAGATGGCAGATAA
- a CDS encoding nucleotidyltransferase domain-containing protein: MRSSWPLLVLVLRKERTLAALNQAEWDLLIRQAKRSQLAAKIYYRAESENLLTSLSHGVLRHLQSAKVQADKQYRDFLWEIDCLKKAFSQAVSGAILLKGAAYAAGEFPPYKGRLFSDIDILVPFEFIPAIEQQLLIHGWVSAKQDAYDQKYYRQWMHEIPPLTHIKRGSVIDLHHNILPRTATACPDADLLIKSAVPLTGVNSNLQVLSPLDRVIHSATHLFYEGELEHGLRDLVDLDALISAFDEQERLQLVDRAFMLGLQKPVYYGMRYLQLILNAQGLTEALGKMTNAGPVISGVWLMDALFLRALMPDHLSCEDKWTPMARWMLYIRSHYLRMPLHLLFPHLLRKVWMRLLGKDRH; the protein is encoded by the coding sequence ATGCGATCTAGTTGGCCGTTGTTGGTTTTAGTGCTAAGAAAAGAGCGGACGTTAGCGGCATTAAATCAAGCCGAGTGGGATTTATTGATTCGGCAGGCCAAGCGCTCGCAATTAGCGGCTAAAATTTACTATAGGGCTGAGAGTGAAAACCTGCTTACATCCTTGTCTCATGGTGTTCTAAGGCATTTGCAATCGGCTAAAGTGCAAGCCGACAAGCAATATCGCGATTTCTTGTGGGAAATAGATTGTCTAAAAAAAGCCTTTAGCCAAGCAGTTAGCGGCGCTATTTTATTGAAGGGCGCCGCTTATGCTGCTGGAGAGTTTCCTCCCTATAAAGGCCGACTGTTCTCGGACATCGATATTTTAGTGCCTTTTGAGTTTATACCAGCCATTGAACAGCAATTACTAATACATGGTTGGGTCAGCGCGAAGCAAGATGCGTATGATCAAAAATATTATCGGCAGTGGATGCATGAAATTCCGCCGCTCACACATATTAAGCGTGGCAGCGTTATCGACCTGCATCATAACATTTTGCCCAGAACCGCAACGGCATGCCCGGATGCGGATTTATTGATTAAGTCTGCGGTACCGCTGACCGGCGTAAATAGCAATTTGCAAGTATTGTCGCCCTTAGATAGAGTAATCCATAGCGCTACTCATCTGTTTTATGAAGGTGAGTTGGAGCACGGCTTGCGTGACCTGGTTGATCTGGATGCTTTGATTAGTGCTTTCGATGAACAAGAGCGGTTACAGTTGGTTGACCGCGCTTTTATGCTGGGATTACAAAAACCGGTTTATTATGGGATGCGCTATCTGCAGCTTATTTTAAACGCGCAAGGTTTGACCGAAGCCCTGGGTAAAATGACAAATGCAGGGCCGGTTATCAGCGGAGTATGGTTGATGGATGCTTTGTTTTTACGAGCATTAATGCCGGATCATCTGAGCTGCGAAGATAAATGGACGCCCATGGCGCGCTGGATGTTGTATATTCGGTCGCATTATCTAAGGATGCCGCTACACTTGCTGTTCCCACATTTGTTGCGAAAAGTCTGGATGCGATTGCTGGGGAAGGATCGACATTAA
- a CDS encoding HprK-related kinase A — protein sequence MTDANFAKQLACSGLIVESGPFKFLIRSAIPAIAQNLACLYAGQSEFASKDVPSVFFDFVVSIDLPNGIRSLFHKQAQFYLDDRVIFNPFPLHHATAMLEWGMNWCISTQIHTYLIIHAAVIERDGFAAVLPAPPGSGKSTLCAALVQEGWRLLSDELTLIDLSNGYAVPMPRPIGLKNQSIQILANRYPQAVFGALSSDTLKGSVCHLKPPIESIAMQKVVCPIAWIVFPQYLADAETDLCDKPKGESFMALADNAFNYSHLGTVAFDILKQVVDRAACHGFTYSQLDEAIAVFNRLEARDAI from the coding sequence GTGACTGATGCGAATTTTGCTAAGCAGTTGGCGTGTTCAGGCTTAATTGTTGAATCCGGCCCATTCAAGTTTTTGATTCGGAGTGCGATTCCGGCTATAGCTCAAAATCTAGCTTGCTTATATGCTGGGCAGTCTGAATTTGCATCTAAAGACGTGCCCTCGGTTTTTTTTGATTTTGTTGTTTCTATTGATCTTCCTAACGGAATTAGGAGTCTGTTTCACAAACAAGCTCAGTTTTATCTTGACGATAGGGTGATTTTTAATCCTTTTCCGCTACATCATGCCACTGCGATGTTGGAATGGGGGATGAATTGGTGTATTTCAACGCAAATTCACACCTATCTGATCATTCATGCGGCTGTCATCGAGAGAGATGGCTTTGCTGCGGTCTTGCCTGCACCGCCGGGATCGGGGAAAAGTACGCTTTGTGCGGCTTTGGTTCAGGAAGGATGGCGACTGCTATCTGACGAATTGACCTTGATCGATTTAAGCAATGGCTATGCCGTGCCCATGCCGCGACCAATCGGGCTTAAAAATCAGTCCATTCAAATTCTCGCTAATCGATATCCTCAAGCTGTTTTCGGCGCGCTGTCTTCTGATACATTGAAAGGTAGTGTTTGTCATCTCAAACCACCGATTGAAAGTATCGCCATGCAAAAAGTGGTTTGTCCAATTGCTTGGATCGTTTTTCCGCAATATCTTGCTGATGCGGAGACCGATTTGTGTGATAAACCCAAAGGCGAGTCCTTTATGGCCTTAGCTGACAATGCGTTCAATTACAGTCATCTGGGCACCGTGGCGTTTGATATTTTAAAGCAGGTTGTTGATCGTGCAGCTTGTCATGGCTTTACTTATAGTCAGCTAGATGAGGCAATAGCGGTTTTTAATCGTTTGGAAGCCAGAGATGCGATCTAG
- a CDS encoding XrtA/PEP-CTERM system amidotransferase, with protein MCGIVGIFDITGASEIDRNLLSRMNESQFHRGPDEGGLHTEPGLGFGHRRLSIIDLSSGQQPMHSQDGNVVLTYNGEVYNFPELRAELEALGYSFRTHCDTEVILYAWQAWGESSVERLRGMFAFAIWDRSSQTLFLARDRLGVKPLFYAELSNGQFIFGSELKALKQHPLLPKEVDPTAIEDYFGFGYIPDPKTIYRGVYKLEPGYCLTIKRGQNGFRPKQYWDVKFQTASAGHAAEAGEELIERLREAVKIRMVADVPLGAFLSGGVDSSGVVALMAGLSKEPVNTCSISFGDPKFNEAQFAAQVAERYHTAHRVEQVDPDDFSLIDQLSGLYDEPYADSSALPTYRVCELAKKQVTVVLSGDGGDENLAGYRRYRWHTYEERMRALLPDALRVPLFSTFGRVYPKLDWAPKALRAKTTLESIGRDSMEGYFHSVSVLSNGMRSQLFSDSLKSELQGYQAIEVFRRYSQQAPDHPLSMVQYLDLKTYLAGDILTKVDRASMAHALEVRVPLLDHKLVEWMATLPPDLKLHGREGKYLFKKALEPYLPNDILYRPKMGFAVPLSSWFRGPLKQRVQQALLGDTLRSTGWFDGIYLQHIVSQHQAGLRDYSAPIWSLLMFEAFIRNNLE; from the coding sequence ATGTGCGGCATAGTCGGTATTTTCGATATTACAGGTGCTAGTGAAATAGACCGCAATTTGTTGTCGCGGATGAACGAGTCCCAGTTTCACCGGGGGCCTGATGAAGGTGGTTTGCATACCGAGCCTGGTTTGGGCTTTGGCCATCGCCGTCTATCTATTATCGACTTGTCCAGCGGCCAGCAACCGATGCATAGCCAAGATGGCAATGTAGTGTTGACTTATAACGGCGAGGTTTATAATTTTCCGGAATTGCGTGCAGAGTTGGAAGCATTGGGATATAGCTTCAGGACCCATTGCGATACCGAAGTGATTCTTTATGCTTGGCAGGCTTGGGGTGAGTCTAGCGTCGAACGTTTGCGTGGCATGTTTGCGTTTGCAATTTGGGATAGATCCAGTCAGACCTTGTTTTTGGCGCGTGACCGTTTAGGTGTGAAGCCGTTGTTTTATGCCGAGCTCAGCAATGGTCAATTCATTTTCGGTTCCGAACTGAAAGCCTTGAAACAGCATCCACTGTTGCCTAAAGAGGTTGATCCCACCGCGATAGAAGACTATTTCGGTTTTGGATATATTCCTGATCCTAAGACTATTTACCGTGGTGTTTATAAGCTCGAGCCTGGATATTGTCTGACGATCAAACGTGGGCAGAACGGTTTTCGTCCTAAACAATATTGGGATGTTAAATTTCAGACCGCTTCTGCGGGCCATGCGGCCGAAGCCGGCGAGGAGCTAATCGAACGTTTACGCGAGGCGGTGAAAATTCGGATGGTCGCTGATGTGCCCTTGGGGGCATTTCTGTCTGGCGGCGTTGATTCCAGTGGTGTAGTGGCATTGATGGCGGGTTTGTCTAAAGAGCCCGTCAATACTTGTTCGATTTCGTTCGGCGACCCGAAATTTAACGAAGCGCAATTCGCTGCTCAGGTTGCCGAGCGCTACCATACTGCACACCGCGTCGAGCAAGTCGATCCGGACGACTTTAGTCTGATTGATCAATTGTCCGGTTTGTATGACGAGCCTTATGCAGACAGTTCTGCATTACCGACTTATCGGGTTTGCGAGCTGGCTAAGAAGCAGGTGACCGTGGTGTTATCCGGCGACGGTGGCGACGAGAACCTGGCCGGTTACCGGCGCTACCGCTGGCATACTTACGAAGAGCGGATGAGGGCTTTATTACCCGATGCTTTACGGGTACCTTTGTTCTCGACCTTTGGCAGGGTCTATCCCAAGTTGGATTGGGCTCCCAAGGCATTAAGAGCGAAAACGACGCTTGAGTCTATTGGCCGGGATTCGATGGAGGGTTATTTTCACAGCGTATCGGTACTTTCCAACGGTATGCGCAGCCAATTATTTAGTGATAGTTTAAAAAGCGAGTTGCAAGGGTATCAGGCTATCGAAGTGTTCCGTCGGTATAGTCAGCAAGCGCCGGATCATCCATTATCGATGGTGCAATATCTGGATTTGAAAACTTATCTGGCTGGCGATATCTTGACTAAAGTCGACCGGGCCAGCATGGCGCATGCCTTAGAAGTGCGGGTGCCGTTGCTGGATCATAAGCTAGTGGAATGGATGGCAACTTTGCCGCCCGATTTGAAACTACATGGCCGGGAAGGCAAATATCTCTTTAAGAAAGCATTGGAACCTTATTTGCCCAATGATATTCTTTACCGACCCAAAATGGGTTTTGCAGTGCCGTTGAGCAGTTGGTTCCGTGGGCCGTTAAAGCAGCGGGTGCAGCAGGCTTTATTGGGGGATACATTACGAAGCACCGGCTGGTTCGATGGAATCTATTTGCAGCATATAGTTAGCCAGCATCAAGCAGGTTTGCGTGATTACAGTGCGCCGATTTGGTCCTTACTCATGTTTGAAGCATTTATCAGAAATAATCTTGAATAA
- a CDS encoding TIGR03088 family PEP-CTERM/XrtA system glycosyltransferase has protein sequence MSSSLSPLIVHIIYRLGVGGLENGLVNIINNLPEDSYRHAIICLADSTDFSQRIKRQDVIVHQLHKPPGQDWASFYSVYRLLKQWQPAIVHTRNLAAIEYQICALLAGVPYRVHSEHGWDVFDPDGSNIKYQWLRRILGLIIHRVIPLSQHLQDYLLTRVGIPAKKITRICNGVDTKIFYPRMGKRRVPEACLLDLDQKLVIGTVGRMHGVKDQLTLVLAFIDACEKSPEFAKIARLFLIGDGPLRAEAIELLNTASLIDKVWLPGERNDIPEILRSLDIFVLPSKAEGISNTILEAMASGLPVIATRVGGNPELVLDAQTGCLVEKEDVEGLSCAMQDLVVDDDKRRRLGEASVRRIQTEFSIDSMVDRYRQVYDKQ, from the coding sequence ATGTCCAGTTCTTTGTCGCCGTTAATCGTGCATATCATTTATCGGCTGGGCGTTGGCGGCCTGGAGAACGGTCTGGTTAATATCATTAATAATTTACCGGAAGACAGCTATCGGCACGCCATTATCTGTTTGGCAGATAGTACGGATTTCAGCCAACGTATTAAACGGCAAGATGTGATTGTCCATCAGTTACATAAGCCGCCAGGTCAGGATTGGGCGTCGTTCTATAGCGTCTATCGGTTGTTGAAACAATGGCAGCCGGCTATTGTACATACCCGTAATTTAGCGGCTATCGAATATCAGATTTGCGCGTTGTTAGCTGGTGTGCCTTACCGGGTACATAGCGAACATGGTTGGGATGTCTTCGATCCGGACGGTAGTAATATTAAGTACCAATGGCTACGGCGAATTTTGGGATTAATCATTCACCGCGTTATCCCACTGTCGCAGCATTTGCAGGATTATTTGCTGACGCGCGTCGGTATTCCCGCAAAAAAAATTACCCGGATTTGTAACGGTGTTGACACCAAAATCTTTTATCCTCGCATGGGGAAACGGCGGGTGCCGGAAGCCTGCTTGCTGGATTTAGATCAAAAGCTGGTGATCGGCACGGTAGGGAGGATGCACGGTGTTAAAGATCAGCTGACGCTGGTGCTGGCGTTTATTGATGCTTGCGAAAAGTCGCCGGAATTTGCCAAAATTGCCCGCTTGTTTTTGATAGGTGATGGGCCTTTGCGCGCTGAAGCGATTGAATTGTTGAATACCGCCAGCCTGATCGATAAAGTCTGGTTACCCGGCGAACGTAACGACATCCCTGAAATTCTACGTAGCCTGGATATTTTCGTATTGCCGTCAAAGGCGGAAGGTATTTCCAATACTATATTGGAAGCGATGGCTAGCGGTTTACCGGTTATTGCTACCCGCGTCGGCGGCAACCCCGAGTTGGTGCTGGATGCTCAGACAGGTTGTTTGGTAGAAAAAGAGGACGTCGAAGGACTGTCATGTGCCATGCAGGATTTGGTGGTGGATGACGACAAGCGGAGGCGATTAGGCGAAGCTTCAGTTCGACGGATTCAGACGGAATTTTCAATCGATAGCATGGTGGATCGCTATCGGCAAGTTTATGACAAGCAGTAA
- a CDS encoding TIGR03087 family PEP-CTERM/XrtA system glycosyltransferase — MSKPKLLYLVHRIPYPPNKGDKIRSFHFLQALSAEYQIFLGTFVDDPDDREFVDALKTFCQDACCIDLNPRLGKIMSLLGLLSGEALSLPYYRNQQLQEWVDKTIREQSIERVMIFSSPMAQYVDKYTNLHRLADFVDVDSDKWRQYALSKHWPASWIYRREAEKLLAYEQRIAALADATIFVSEQEAGLFKALAPESAAKISFVNNGVDTDRFDPELLWETPFPAVRQAIVFTGAMDYWANVDAVKWFAEQVFPIIRSALPDVHFYIVGSKPAREVLQLAENDPGVMVTGRVEDVRPYVAHADVVVAPLRIARGIQNKVLEAMAMAKPIVATTAAMEGIPGGADLQVAIADSAEDFASLVLRFLEQRIELVGANRRYVESDFSWEQNGQHLCRLLAGESA, encoded by the coding sequence ATGAGCAAGCCTAAATTACTGTATTTAGTTCATCGTATTCCCTATCCGCCGAACAAGGGCGACAAGATTCGTTCATTTCACTTTTTGCAGGCCTTGTCGGCGGAATATCAGATATTTCTCGGTACTTTTGTTGATGATCCGGATGACCGGGAATTTGTCGATGCCTTAAAAACATTCTGCCAGGATGCTTGTTGTATCGATTTAAATCCCCGGCTTGGCAAAATTATGAGTCTGCTAGGTTTGCTCAGCGGTGAAGCGTTGAGTTTGCCTTATTATCGCAATCAGCAGCTACAAGAATGGGTAGATAAAACCATTCGCGAGCAGAGTATAGAGCGGGTAATGATTTTTTCATCACCCATGGCGCAATATGTTGACAAATATACCAATTTGCATCGGTTGGCCGACTTTGTCGATGTCGATTCCGACAAATGGCGGCAATATGCGCTCAGTAAGCATTGGCCCGCAAGCTGGATTTATCGGCGAGAAGCCGAAAAACTGTTGGCCTACGAGCAACGCATCGCCGCATTGGCCGATGCGACGATATTTGTCTCCGAACAGGAGGCTGGGTTGTTTAAAGCGTTGGCGCCGGAATCCGCCGCAAAAATTAGTTTTGTAAACAACGGAGTGGATACCGATAGGTTCGATCCGGAATTACTATGGGAGACGCCGTTTCCGGCGGTGCGGCAGGCTATTGTGTTCACCGGTGCGATGGATTATTGGGCTAATGTTGATGCGGTTAAATGGTTTGCCGAGCAGGTATTTCCGATTATTAGAAGCGCTCTACCGGACGTGCATTTTTACATAGTTGGTTCCAAGCCTGCCAGAGAGGTGCTGCAACTGGCGGAAAACGATCCTGGTGTTATGGTTACAGGGCGAGTTGAGGATGTCAGGCCGTATGTTGCTCATGCCGACGTTGTCGTTGCACCCTTGCGGATTGCCAGAGGTATTCAAAACAAGGTGTTGGAAGCGATGGCGATGGCGAAGCCAATAGTGGCTACCACAGCGGCTATGGAAGGCATACCGGGTGGAGCGGATTTACAAGTGGCGATAGCCGACTCAGCCGAAGACTTTGCCAGCCTGGTTTTAAGGTTTTTGGAGCAGCGGATCGAATTGGTTGGGGCCAATCGCCGCTATGTGGAAAGCGATTTCAGTTGGGAGCAAAACGGCCAGCACTTGTGCCGATTGTTGGCGGGTGAGTCTGCATAA
- a CDS encoding FemAB family XrtA/PEP-CTERM system-associated protein: MIKLFEPAQSERWDHYVMAAADGSFFHLAAWQQVIKQAFGHNTYYYYTEQDGEITGILPLTHVNSLLFGNSLVSNAFCVYGGIVASNDEAFSALQTQAQQLARELGVDSLEMRNRQQCHSDWPHKELYVTFRKELDPDVEKNLNAIPRKQRAMVRAGIKAGLVSVIDDNVERLHRAYSESVRNLGTPVFPKKYFQILQDVFGENCEVLTIEHEGELVASVMSFYFKDEVLPYYGGGTDAARDLKGNDFMYWEVMRRGVEKGCRVFDYGRSKIGTGSYRFKKHWGFEPEPLFYEVDLVKAKQIPEINPLNPKYRLFIAAWKRLPLPISQLVGPWLAKDLG; encoded by the coding sequence ATGATCAAATTATTTGAGCCTGCCCAAAGCGAGCGTTGGGACCACTATGTCATGGCGGCGGCGGATGGCAGCTTTTTTCATTTAGCAGCCTGGCAGCAGGTGATCAAGCAGGCTTTCGGACATAACACTTATTATTATTACACCGAGCAAGATGGCGAAATTACCGGTATTTTGCCCTTGACCCACGTCAATAGCTTATTGTTTGGCAATTCTCTGGTTTCAAATGCGTTTTGTGTCTATGGGGGAATTGTTGCCAGTAACGATGAGGCTTTTAGCGCGTTACAAACCCAAGCGCAACAACTAGCTAGAGAGTTGGGCGTAGATAGCTTGGAGATGCGAAACAGACAGCAATGTCATTCGGACTGGCCGCACAAAGAACTCTATGTCACGTTCAGAAAAGAACTCGATCCGGATGTCGAAAAGAATCTGAATGCCATTCCGCGCAAGCAGCGCGCGATGGTTCGGGCAGGTATCAAAGCGGGCTTGGTTAGCGTAATAGACGACAACGTCGAGCGACTGCATCGCGCATATTCCGAAAGCGTCAGAAACCTGGGAACACCGGTATTTCCGAAAAAATATTTTCAAATTTTGCAGGATGTATTCGGCGAAAATTGCGAAGTGCTGACAATAGAGCACGAGGGCGAGCTAGTGGCCAGCGTAATGAGTTTTTATTTCAAGGATGAGGTTTTGCCTTATTACGGCGGCGGCACCGATGCAGCCCGTGATTTGAAAGGTAACGATTTCATGTATTGGGAGGTCATGCGGCGCGGGGTGGAAAAGGGTTGCCGGGTTTTCGATTACGGTCGCAGTAAAATCGGTACTGGCTCGTATCGCTTTAAAAAACACTGGGGTTTCGAACCTGAGCCGCTGTTTTACGAAGTCGATCTGGTCAAGGCCAAACAAATACCAGAAATCAATCCGCTGAATCCCAAATACCGCTTGTTCATTGCGGCTTGGAAGCGATTGCCTTTACCGATTAGCCAGTTGGTCGGTCCTTGGCTTGCCAAGGACTTAGGCTAA
- a CDS encoding XrtA system polysaccharide deacetylase: MTLPVRVNAMTVDVEDYFQVSAFEANIQRCQWDGLPHRVEQNTQRILDLFAQTQVNATFFTLGWVAERYPQLVRRIVDEGHELASHGYQHTRVTEQTPEQFRQDLRLSRQILEDIGGQPIVGYRAASYSIGANNLWALEVLEDEGFQYSSSIYPVKHDLYGMPGAPRFAYRPDNAPKLLEIPITTLKILDRNIPCGGGGFFRLYPYQFSKWAYRHINKNENQSGIFYFHPWEIDPEQPRQHNLSFKTRFRHYLNLGRMQNRLNSLLTDFAWDTMQSVFLTQQTDKSSK; encoded by the coding sequence ATGACTTTGCCAGTGCGTGTCAATGCAATGACGGTCGATGTCGAGGATTATTTTCAGGTCTCGGCGTTTGAGGCGAATATTCAGCGTTGTCAGTGGGACGGCTTGCCGCATCGGGTGGAGCAGAATACCCAACGAATTCTGGATTTGTTTGCTCAAACTCAGGTAAATGCGACATTTTTTACCTTGGGCTGGGTGGCTGAGCGTTATCCACAGCTGGTTCGGCGGATTGTCGATGAGGGGCATGAGCTAGCTTCCCACGGTTACCAACACACTCGAGTAACCGAACAAACTCCGGAACAGTTCCGGCAAGACCTTAGGCTTAGCCGGCAGATTCTCGAAGATATTGGCGGCCAGCCAATCGTGGGTTATCGGGCGGCTAGCTATTCGATCGGCGCTAATAACCTTTGGGCGCTGGAGGTCTTGGAGGATGAAGGCTTTCAGTACAGTTCCAGTATTTATCCTGTGAAGCACGATTTATACGGTATGCCGGGCGCTCCTCGCTTTGCCTACCGGCCGGATAACGCGCCTAAGCTACTGGAAATACCCATTACGACATTGAAAATTTTGGATCGTAATATTCCTTGTGGCGGAGGCGGGTTTTTTAGATTGTATCCGTATCAGTTTTCTAAATGGGCTTACCGCCATATCAATAAGAACGAAAACCAGTCTGGAATTTTTTATTTTCACCCTTGGGAAATAGATCCCGAACAGCCTCGGCAGCATAATCTGTCGTTTAAAACCCGCTTCAGGCATTATCTGAATCTGGGTCGAATGCAAAATCGCCTTAACAGCTTACTGACCGATTTTGCTTGGGATACCATGCAGAGCGTGTTTCTAACCCAGCAAACAGACAAATCATCAAAATAA
- the wecB gene encoding non-hydrolyzing UDP-N-acetylglucosamine 2-epimerase, giving the protein MSPKVLVCVVGARPNFMKMAPIIRQLQAVKHLITPYLVHTGQHYDQAMKDTFFQQLGIPEPDKDLGVGSGSHAVQTANVMLRFEPVLDEAKPFAVLVVGDVNSTIACGLVAVKKNIPLIHVEAGLRSYDRLMPEEINRILTDQLSDLLFTTERAAADNLIKEGISEQRICFTGNVMIDTLLANCRQASPFLETLQRYGSKQVVVEKSYALLTLHRPSNVDDPETLTRLVRVLGDISEKLPVIFPVHPRTQQKIAEAGLLSVLPEQRVIMLPPVAYLEMLGLMQSARVVLTDSGGLQEETTALGVPCVTLRENTERPITIAEGTNTIVGTDPTKILQCVDDILHTGGKSGRVPEYWDGNAAGRIVDEIVRRYQLAG; this is encoded by the coding sequence ATGTCCCCTAAAGTATTGGTTTGCGTGGTTGGCGCTCGGCCTAATTTTATGAAAATGGCGCCGATTATCAGGCAATTGCAAGCGGTTAAGCATTTGATCACGCCTTATCTAGTGCATACCGGCCAGCATTATGATCAAGCCATGAAAGATACTTTTTTTCAGCAGTTGGGTATTCCGGAGCCGGATAAGGATTTGGGTGTTGGCTCCGGTAGTCATGCTGTGCAGACTGCAAATGTCATGTTACGTTTTGAGCCGGTTTTGGACGAAGCGAAGCCTTTTGCGGTGTTGGTCGTGGGTGACGTTAACTCAACAATCGCCTGCGGTTTGGTTGCCGTTAAGAAAAATATTCCATTGATTCATGTTGAAGCCGGTTTGAGGAGTTATGACCGGCTAATGCCGGAAGAGATTAACCGGATTTTGACCGATCAGCTATCTGATCTGTTATTTACCACGGAACGTGCCGCAGCCGACAATTTGATTAAAGAAGGTATTTCCGAGCAACGTATATGTTTTACCGGTAATGTGATGATCGATACCTTGCTTGCTAATTGTCGACAAGCCTCTCCGTTTTTGGAAACATTGCAACGATACGGTTCAAAACAGGTTGTCGTGGAAAAATCTTATGCATTGTTAACATTACACAGACCCTCCAACGTCGACGATCCCGAAACATTAACGCGTTTGGTTCGGGTTTTGGGGGACATCAGTGAAAAACTACCGGTGATATTTCCTGTTCACCCTCGCACACAACAGAAAATTGCGGAAGCAGGTTTGCTGAGTGTACTGCCAGAACAGAGGGTCATCATGTTGCCTCCCGTGGCATATTTGGAAATGCTTGGCTTGATGCAATCCGCGCGAGTGGTGTTGACTGACTCCGGTGGCTTACAAGAAGAGACCACTGCATTGGGCGTGCCTTGCGTCACGTTACGGGAAAATACCGAAAGACCCATTACGATTGCGGAGGGCACCAATACTATTGTCGGAACCGATCCTACTAAAATTTTGCAATGCGTCGATGATATTTTGCACACGGGCGGTAAAAGCGGCCGAGTTCCAGAGTATTGGGATGGTAACGCCGCTGGTCGTATCGTCGATGAAATTGTACGTCGTTATCAGTTGGCAGGTTAA